A DNA window from Massilia putida contains the following coding sequences:
- a CDS encoding heavy-metal-associated domain-containing protein, with amino-acid sequence MYELQVEGMSCGGCVRSVTKSVQTVDGNAKVEVDLASKTVRVDSQASLDEVRSAIADAGYPVSASVAI; translated from the coding sequence ATGTACGAGCTTCAAGTCGAAGGGATGAGCTGCGGCGGTTGCGTTCGGAGCGTGACGAAATCCGTGCAAACGGTAGATGGCAACGCCAAGGTCGAAGTCGACCTTGCAAGTAAAACTGTACGTGTCGACAGCCAAGCGAGTCTCGACGAGGTGAGGTCGGCAATTGCAGATGCTGGTTATCCCGTCAGCGCAAGTGTAGCCATCTAA
- the cueR gene encoding Cu(I)-responsive transcriptional regulator: protein MNIGQAAEASGVTAKMIRYYESIDLISAASRTGSGYRQYTDKDVQTLRFIKRSRDLGFSIERIKTLLSLWQDRGRHSADVKQLAQGYIAELEDDIRKLQSIRDQLRHVANNCHGDERPDCPILDDLACKHMSA from the coding sequence ATGAATATCGGGCAGGCTGCGGAGGCGTCGGGGGTGACCGCGAAGATGATTCGGTACTACGAGAGTATCGACCTGATCTCCGCCGCGAGTAGGACCGGCTCCGGTTATCGGCAATACACGGACAAGGACGTGCAAACGCTCCGGTTCATCAAACGCTCGCGGGACCTCGGGTTTTCGATAGAGCGAATTAAAACGTTGCTGAGCCTGTGGCAGGACCGCGGCAGGCATAGTGCGGACGTGAAGCAGCTGGCGCAGGGATATATTGCCGAGTTGGAGGACGACATCCGGAAGCTGCAGTCGATCCGGGACCAGTTACGGCACGTCGCCAACAATTGCCATGGCGACGAGCGACCGGATTGCCCGATTCTCGATGATCTGGCTTGCAAGCACATGTCTGCGTGA